A DNA window from Naumovozyma dairenensis CBS 421 chromosome 10, complete genome contains the following coding sequences:
- the VRP1 gene encoding Vrp1p (similar to Saccharomyces cerevisiae VRP1 (YLR337C); ancestral locus Anc_4.168), with protein MAGPPPPPPPPPPPPAGLSGSSAPKPAASVMQGRDALLGDIRKGMKLKKAETNDRSAPLVAGGSTSNNNNNNNDGNDSVRTSTAPSMSAPPIPGMGAPQLGDILAGGFPKLKHRGDSSLAGNNSFPAPEGAPPIPGMAPPAPVVVPASIGQTPKMPSNRPNMPSNRPNMPSARPTHRTHKKKNSVSSTINESHIPNNATITSSAPAAPPGAPPIPTSAPPIPTVPSHTSSHAPKKKQSITLENAPSPPPPAPPPIPESAQGAPPLAPPPMPPSLPSQVPVGPPASPAPPAPPAPPAPPAPPAPPAPPAPPAAPVMPTKHPANTRNVKPTTDTSSNPPTPLSSDLPFLAEINARRTNHGVVDDDIVKQAQSKSKSPSTIPQPPQAPPTAPIPPTAAPPLPIVSLPPSNVSHPPSAPPLPLMNAPLPPPSLPTSNAPPAPPGTLVSNIPPAPPAPPVIASKLSDTSSSPQVSAPSSGPLPFLTEIQKKRDDRFVVEEGSSYKTKEEQDNTTTLGKPNSTGAPSIPMAPPIPTPGKDPSVLQAPQAPQAPQAPPPPPLSAGMSFLGEIESKLHIHHTPQHAEQQAEHQIPSTLAAPPPPPMGDAPPLPSMAPPLPLVSSAPSVPSVPPAATMPPTIAAPVHIPAHAPAPPPPPPSTTTIPSAPPIKSTATTPNIKQRLFASETSTVEHTTNEHTNNPDIDVGQYTINGASNTTGVKLNSEKIVIDDSRFKWTNLTQIPKPRAFQGKIKLYPSGRGSSVPLDLSQFN; from the coding sequence ATGGCAGGACCACCACCTCCACCTCCCCCTCCTCCACCGCCACCAGCCGGCCTAAGTGGAAGTTCTGCTCCCAAGCCAGCTGCATCTGTCATGCAGGGACGTGATGCGTTACTAGGTGATATCAGGAAAGGTatgaagttgaagaaaGCAGAGACGAATGATAGAAGTGCCCCATTGGTTGCAGGCGGTAGTACtagcaataataataacaacaataatgatGGTAATGATTCCGTTAGGACTTCAACTGCACCAAGCATGTCAGCACCACCAATTCCAGGTATGGGAGCACCACAGTTGGGTGATATTTTAGCTGGAGGGTTTCCTAAATTGAAGCATAGAGGTGATTCATCACTAGCTGGGAACAATAGTTTTCCTGCTCCTGAAGGAGCCCCACCAATACCTGGGATGGCACCACCAGCACCAGTTGTCGTTCCGGCATCAATAGGGCAAACGCCCAAAATGCCATCTAACAGACCAAACATGCCATCTAACAGACCAAACATGCCATCAGCTAGACCAACTCACAGAACAcataagaagaaaaattcagTATCGAGTACAATAAATGAAAGTCACATACCTAACAACGCAACAATAACATCATCTGCACCTGCAGCTCCTCCTGGTGCTCCGCCGATACCGACGTCTGCACCACCTATTCCAACTGTACCATCTCATACCTCCTCGCATGCACctaaaaagaaacaatctATCACTCTAGAGAATGCACCATCACCTCCACCTCCAGCTCCTCCTCCAATACCAGAATCAGCTCAAGGGGCACCACCTCTAGCACCTCCTCCGATGCCACCATCTCTGCCTAGTCAGGTACCTGTTGGTCCTCCAGCTTCTCCAGCTCCTCCAGCTCCTCCAGCTCCTCCAGCTCCTCCAGCTCCTCCAGCTCCTCCAGCTCCACCTGCTCCACCTGCTGCTCCCGTAATGCCTACGAAACATCCAGCTAATACTAGGAATGTAAAACCTACGACAGACACTTCGTCTAATCCTCCTACTCCACTCTCAAGTGACTTGCCTTTCCTAGCAGAGATTAATGCAAGAAGAACAAACCATGGTGTAGTCGATGACGATATCGTAAAACAAGCacaatcaaaatcaaaatctcCTTCAACAATTCCACAACCTCCACAGGCACCTCCGACAGCACCAATCCCACCAACTGCAGCACCTCCGTTACCAATCGTGTCATTGCCACCATCAAATGTTTCTCATCCTCCTTCAGCACCACCACTACCTTTGATGAACGCCCCCCTTCCCCCACCCTCACTGCCAACTTCCAATGCGCCTCCAGCTCCTCCTGGAACGCTAGTGTCAAATATACCACCTGCACCTCCAGCACCACCTGTAATAGCAAGTAAATTATCAGATACTTCTTCATCTCCACAAGTATCTGCACCTTCTAGTGGCCCTCTTCCATTTCTTAcagaaattcaaaagaaacGAGATGATCGATTTGTTGTCGAGGAGGGTTCTAGCTATAAAACAAAGGAAGAGCAAGACAATACTACAACTTTAGGGAAACCTAATTCTACAGGAGCACCCAGTATACCGATGGCTCCACCTATACCCACACCAGGGAAAGATCCATCTGTTCTACAAGCTCCTCAAGCTCCTCAAGCTCCTCAAGCTCCTCCTCCACCACCATTATCTGCAGGTATGTCATTTTTAGGTGAAATTGAGTCAAAATTGCATATACACCATACTCCACAACACGCTGAACAACAAGCTGAACATCAAATTCCAAGCACGCTAGCTGCACCTCCTCCACCACCTATGGGTGATGCACCACCATTACCTTCTATGGCGCCTCCATTGCCACTAGTTTCATCAGCACCTTCGGTCCCATCGGTACCTCCTGCTGCTACAATGCCACCGACTATAGCAGCACCTGTACATATACCTGCACACGCACCTGCTCCACCTCCGCCTCCACCATCTACTACAACCATACCTTCTGCTCCTCCAATAAAATCAACAGCCACAACACCGAATATAAAACAACGTTTATTTGCATCAGAAACTTCTACTGTTGAACATACAACAAACGAGCACACGAATAATCCCGATATCGATGTGGGTCAATATACAATCAATGGCGCAAGTAACACAACAGGAgtgaaattaaattcagAAAAGATAGTAATTGATGATTCACGATTCAAATGGACTAATTTAACACAAATTCCTAAACCGAGAGCGTTCCAAGGTAAGATAAAACTATATCCAAGTGGGAGAGGTAGTAGTGTTCCACTTGATTTATCAcaatttaattga
- the SGD1 gene encoding Sgd1p (similar to Saccharomyces cerevisiae SGD1 (YLR336C); ancestral locus Anc_4.165): MLTPQNGINIPGIILDELKTKDYSKDERFQSIGKKKRNAGKQLSRKEKRKQLRAEKKHKHISSHNQTKEEHNKPLIHKKITTMADTKSSKHYDNNKEPKQKKAKTSNAKTITTKLPFSSDDELSSGDFDEFDEDDLDAEEWEQLKELEENDSNEDESEGQDDDVEEELDETEPMTTEETMAKLKALKESKNKKKNTKTVTKTVTFDLPEEDKEAKEMTVEETMAELKRKKAAKKERKSNRHYEEEAVEYPLTPEEMAAIERDELDMKYYAKKLGLKSTKKKIRARDEFDAIGGLLEGLDYFENYGEEDEDYGDFAFGKSADRSQEEADDSKQSENESSESENEDDTKAFPSDDELSSGDFDEFEEGDLDEEEWEQLRELEGADSSDTETKSLKKKKKAKENPYVAPATSDSTDTYIPPSLRKKQLTSDGKSPKVLEIKQKVKSSLNKLSDSNITIIILSINELYDSYPRQYVTEAITNQIIEIIAQKNKLLDSFIMNYSAVAFALWKLRGIEMGAHFIQTVVETFLKSYKTQLSMLDTQKDDNEPTVLPKECNNIVTLLAYSYNFGFISCRLIYDLVRMFVEDPNEFTTELLLRIVAVSGQLIRGDDPSALKEILSILLKNVKPMKQQSPRLKFLLDTMSDLKNNRLKPSILATDHHLVKKMISNLVNSSSSNDALQVSLDDIRNVDMKGKWWLVGASWRGNMEHAFDEAKTERNSKQDNIKPATEIDIGDDLLDDIPDWAEIARKQRMNTDIRRAIFISIMSATDYMEAFSKLEKLNLKNKQTLEIPRVLMHCLLAEGGNSGYNPFYSLVACKICEHHQLLKSFQFLFWNVVKKFEDKSNGGYGSDDSSDEDTEEEFDGDEDKRLRNISNQGRFFGYLISEGILKLDTFKHVPIMGGLNSNGTLFVELLLYQLLLSIAKKSENKEKNKIDGKRKFNYKDTYLINTLTNGIKLENRSAILKGLKWFIQNKLKYKSYISGSAGSKPYERDLRRIKWASKRFVELIDEELEGVDY, from the coding sequence ATGCTTACCCCTCAAAATGGTATCAATATCCCAGGGATTATCCTAGATGAGTTGAAAACTAAAGATTACTCAAAAGATGAACGTTTCCAATCCATTggtaaaaagaaaagaaatgcTGGTAAACAACTTAGTaggaaagaaaagagaaagcAACTAAGAGctgaaaagaaacataaGCATATTTCTTCACATAATCAAACTAAAGAAGAGCATAATAAGCCTTTAATTCATAAGAAAATCACGACTATGGCAGATACTAAAAGTTCTAAACACtatgataataacaagGAACCAAAGCAAAAGAAAGCTAAAACATCGAACGCCAaaacaattacaacaaaACTCCCATTTTCTTCAGATGATGAGCTTTCTTCCGGAGATTTTGAcgaatttgatgaagatgatctTGATGCTGAAGAATGGgaacaattgaaagaacTAGAGGAAAATGACagtaatgaagatgaaagtGAAGGccaagatgatgatgtagaggaagaattagatgaaaCGGAACCTATGACAACAGAAGAAACGATGGCAAAACTTAAAGCTTtgaaagaatcaaaaaacaaaaagaaaaacacCAAAACCGTAACTAAGACTGTTACATTTGACCTtccagaagaagataaagaagCTAAAGAGATGACAGTTGAAGAAACTATGGCGGaattaaaaagaaaaaaagctgctaaaaaagaaagaaaaagtaaTAGACattatgaagaagaagctgtAGAATATCCCCTGACTCCTGAAGAAATGGCAGCCATTGAAAGAGATGAATTAgatatgaaatattatgCCAAGAAACTGGGATTGAAAAGtacaaagaagaaaatccGTGCAAGGGATGAATTTGATGCCATCGGTGGGCTCTTGGAAGGCcttgattattttgaaaactacggtgaagaagacgaagacTACGGTGATTTTGCATTTGGGAAGAGTGCTGACCGTTCCCAAGAAGAAGCCGATGACTCGAAGCAGAGTGAAAATGAAAGCAGCGAGAGTGAGAATGAAGACGATACAAAGGCATTTCCCTCAGATGACGAGCTATCATCAGGagattttgatgaatttgaagaaggtgatctcgatgaagaagaatggGAACAACTAAGGGAATTAGAAGGTGCAGATAGTAGTGATACTGAAAcaaaatctttgaaaaagaagaaaaaggcTAAAGAGAATCCATATGTTGCTCCAGCTACTTCTGACTCAACTGATACATACATACCCCCTTCCTTGAGGAAAAAACAATTGACATCTGATGGAAAATCTCCTAAAGTTCTTGAAATTAAACAGAAAGTAAAGTCATCCTTAAACAAACTGTCTGATTCcaatattactattataatattgagTATAAATGAACTGTATGATTCTTATCCAAGACAATACGTTACGGAAGCCATAACTAATCAAATTATAGAGATCATTGCCCAAAAAAATAAGCTATTGGATAGTTTCATAATGAACTATTCTGCAGTAGCTTTTGCACTATGGAAATTAAGAGGTATTGAAATGGGTGCTCACTTTATTCAAACAGTGGTAGAAACTTTCTTAAAAAGTTACAAAACACAGTTATCTATGCTAGACACACAgaaagatgataatgaacCTACCGTTTTACCAAAAGAATGTAATAACATCGTGACATTACTAGCATATTCTTATAACTTTGGATTCATATCTTGCCGTTTGATTTATGATCTAGTTAGAATGTTTGTTGAAGATCCTAATGAATTTACCACAGAATTATTGCTAAGAATAGTTGCAGTCTCTGGTCAGCTGATTAGAGGTGATGACCCTTCCgcattgaaagaaattttatcaatacTACTGAAAAATGTTAAGCCAATGAAGCAGCAATCACCAAGATTAAAATTCTTATTAGATACAATGTCAGATCTAAAGAATAATAGATTGAAACCGTCCATTTTGGCAACTGATCATCATCTGGTTAAGAAAatgatttccaatttaGTTAATAGTTCCAGCAGTAATGATGCATTACAAGTATCCCTTGATGATATCAGGAATGTTGATATGAAAGGTAAGTGGTGGTTAGTAGGCGCTTCTTGGAGAGGTAATATGGAACATGCGTTTGATGAGGCCAAAACAGAACGTAACTCTAAACAAGATAATATCAAGCCAGCTACAGAAATTGATATTGGAGATGATTTACTTGATGATATTCCCGACTGGGCCGAGATTGCCAGAAAACAGAGAATGAATACGGATATTCGTCGTGCAATCTTTATTAGTATAATGTCAGCTACTGATTATATGGAAGcattttctaaattggAGAagttaaatttgaaaaacaaacaaacttTGGAAATCCCAAGAGTATTGATGCATTGTTTATTGGCGGAGGGCGGTAATAGTGGTTATAACCCATTCTACTCACTGGTCGCTTGTAAAATTTGCGAACATCACCAGCTGTTAAAGtcatttcaatttcttttctggAACGTGgtaaagaaatttgaagataaatcCAATGGTGGCTATGGTAGTGATGACTCCAGTGATGAAGatactgaagaagaattcgatggagatgaagataaacgactaagaaatatttcaaatcaagGTAGATTCTTCGGATATCTAATCAGCGAAGGGATTTTGAAACTAGACACATTTAAGCATGTACCAATTATGGGCGGTTTGAATTCTAATGGTACACTTTTTGTTGAATTGTTGctttatcaattattattatcaattgcAAAGAAATCTGagaataaagaaaagaacaaaattGATGGTAAAAGAAAGTTTAATTACAAAGATACATATCTAATCAATACTCTCACGAATGGTattaaattagaaaatcGTTCTGCAATTCTCAAAGGTTTGAAATGGTTTatacaaaataaattaaaatataaaagcTATATCTCTGGTTCGGCGGGAAGCAAACCCTATGAAAGAGACCTCAGGAGGATAAAATGGGCATCAAAGAGATTTGTAGAGcttattgatgaagaattagaaggAGTTGATTATTAA